The following is a genomic window from Acidimicrobiales bacterium.
GTGCCGGGAGGTGGCCGCCCAGCTCGGAGGGTCGCTCACCTTGTCGGAGGCGCCAGGGGGCGGCTCGCGCTTCACCCTCACGCTGCCTGCCACCAGGCGCCCCGACCCGTCGAGCCACGCCGACGCCGGTGGGGCGCAGGACCTGGCGCGCGCTTCCACCTCCGGCGAGGCCGCATGACGGCGAACGATCCCATCCGCACCGTTCTCATCGCGGACGACGATCCCGACATCCGCGAGATGCTCGCCCTGAACCTCGAGCTCAGCGGGTACACCGTCAGCGTGGCCGAGAACGGCGGCCGGGCAGGCGAGCTGGCCAGGCAGTTGCTTCCCGACGTGATCGTGTTGGACGTCATGATGCCCGTGAGCGACGGGTTCTCCATCCTGCGGAACCTCAAACAGGACCAGGCGACGGCGCACATCCCCGTGGTGTTGCTCACTGCTCGCGCCACTGACCAGGATGCATGGGCCGGGTGGCAGGCCGGCGCCACGTACTACATGACCAAGCCCTTCGACCCGGACCACCTCCTGCGGTTCCTCGGGTACCTCGACGACCCGGACGGGTGCCCGCTTCCGGGCTGACGATGCGGGTGCAGGCTCCGCCGCCAGCGGGTCGACCGGCCCGCCGCCTGCGTTCAGATTGGCGTCAGGATTGTGCACGCCACGCGTAATGATTCGTCAACAGAACGGACACGGCCGCGTCGTAGCGTGAACTTGTGCCAGCGGAGGGGCTCGGGCGAATCGAGGTGGACGTAGCGCTCGGCGTGGCCAGCCGCGACGGGCACCGCCTCGACCTGTCCGCCCAGGAGGTCGCGATCCTCGGCGTGCTGGCGGGGGCCGGCGGGCGGGTGGTGGGCCGTAACGAGCTCCAGCGCCGCGTCGGGTTGTCGCACCGCACGCCGCGCTGCTGCGACGCCCTCATCGTCGGCCTGCGCCGGGCGCTCGGTCCGGCCGCCATCGTCACCGTCCGGGGCCGGGGTTGGCGGTGCTGCTGGAGCGTGGGCTCCGCCTGCGCCGCCGCATCCGTGCCGGCGTGAACGGAGTCCTCCTCGACATCCTCGTCGTCCTGGTGGCGGCCAAGCTGGCGGCGGAGGGAGCCGAGCGGCTGGGGTTGCCGGCGGTGGTGGGCGAGATCCTGGCCGGCCTGGCCATCGGGCCGTCGGTGCTCGGCCTCGTCGGACCGAGCGAGGTGCTGCGCACGCTCGGCGAGCTCGGGGTCATCCTGCTCCTGCTCCAGGTGGGGCTGGAGATGGACCTGGCCGAGCTCGGCGCGGTCGGCCGGTCGTCACTCCAGGTCGCGTGCGTGGGCGTCGTGCTGCCCTTCGTGGCGGGCTGGGCGGTCGCCCTCGCCTTCGGCGAGTCCTCGAACACTGCCATCTTCGTGGGCGCCTCCCTGACGGCCACGTCGGTCGGCATCACGGCGCGTGTGTTCGGCGACCTGCGGGCGCTGGCCAGCGTTGAGGCGCGGACGGTCCTGGGCGCGGCCGTGGCCGACGACGTCATCGGCCTCGTGATCCTCACCGTCGTCGTTCGGCTCGTCGCCGAGGGCTCGATCTCGCTGGCCGGCGTGGCGGGCGTCGCCGGGCTGGCCATCGTGTTCCTCGCCGTCACCACCGGCGTGGGGGCGCAGGTCGCGCCTCGCCTGTTCGGCCTCGTCCACCGCGTCTCGCGATCCCCGGGAACCCTCGTCGCCGTGGCCTTGGCCTTCGCCCTGGCCGTGGCCGAGCTGGCCAGCGCGGCCCGGCTGGCCACGGTGGTCGGTGCCTTCGTGGCCGGGCTGTCGCTCGGCTGCACGGAGCAGGCCGAGCACATCCGTACCGAGCTCACCCCGGTGGGGCACCTGTTCGTGCCGGTGTTCTTCCTCCAGATCGGCATCGACGCCGACGTGGCCAGCCTCCTGCGGGCGCACGTGCTGCTGCTCGCCGGCGCGCTGCTCGTCGTCGCGATCCTCGGCAAGGTGGCGGCGGGCACGGCGGTCGTCGGCCGCCGGGGCGACCGCCTCCTGATCGGGCTCGGGATGCTGCCAAGGGGCGAGGTCGGGCTGATCTTCGCCGGTCTCGGCCTGCGCGAGGGGATCCTGAGCGCCGACCTGTACGGTGCCGTGCTGCTGGTCGTGCTGGCCACGACCCTGGTGACGCCGCCTCTCCTCGGATGGCGCCTGCGCCGGGTCCAGGCGTCGCGGCGGGCTTCGGTGGCGAGCGTGCCGGCGCCTCCGGGAGGCTGGTTGGTGGTGGCCGACGGCGTCGTCGATCTCCGCGGCGAGGCCGACGCCCGTCCCGGCGCCCACGAGGCGCTCCGGCTCGGTCTCCAGGCGGCGCACGAGCTGCGCGCCGCCCGCCCCGGACCGCGCCTGCTCGACTGGCTGGGCTCGATCGGCGACCTCCCCACGCGGTGGGACCGGGCCGCCAGGCAGGCCCTGTTCGACCTGCTTCGGGACGGCAACGCCCGGTCATGGCGCTTTCTCGAGACCACCGGTCTGCTCGAGCAGGCGCTGCCGGAGCTGGCCGAGGCCGTGCGCCGCCGGCGGGCCGATCCCTACGAGCTCGACGCTTCTCACCCGCTGCACTTCGCCCTCGTCGACCGGGTCCAGGCGCTCCTGTCCGCCGCTGAGGGAACCACCGCCCTGCCCCACCCCGAGCGGCTGGTGCTGGCCGCGCTGCTCGTCGATGCGGAGGTCGACGTCGCCACCGCCCGGCGGGTCGTCAAGCGCCTCGACCTCGGCGCCGCCGCCGAGCAGGAGGTCGCGCTGCTGGTTGGCGAGAGCGGGCTCCTCCGCGCTGCCGCCGCCCGCCGCGACGGGTTGAGCGAGGAACGCATCCTGCAGATCGCGTCGCACGTCGAGCAGCCGGCCCGGGCCGAGGCGCTGTACCTCCTCAGCGTCGCCCTGGGCCCGCTCCCTGGCCCACAGCGCCAGCGCCTCGACGCCATCCACGAGCTGGTCCGAGCGGTGCTGGCCCGCCCCGAGCTGGCCGGCCGCGACGTCCGCAACCTGGCCCAGCAGCGCCGTGCCGCTGCCTGCCGGGAGGCGGGGCCGGGGACGGCGGCGGCCGAGCGCCTCGAGCATGCGCCGCAGGCATGGCTCCTCGCCCACGACGCGCCGGACCTGGCTCGCATGGCCGCGCTCGTCGAGCCGCTCCCGGGGAAGGACGAGGCGAGGGTGTGCGTGCTGCCCGCGGGCGACGGTCGGTGGCGGGTCGAGCTGGCGTGCAGGGACCAGCGCGGGCTGCTGGCATCGCTCACCGCCGCCCTGGCCGGCGCCGGTCTCGACGTGCTCGAGGCGAGCCTGGCCGGCTGGCCCGACGGTGGGGTGGTCGACGCCTTCGAGGTGCGCTCGCCGGCGCCGCCCGACCCCGACGGCCTTGGTCGCCACCTCAGTGCCGCCCGCCGGCGCCCCCTGGCCGCACCCCCGGTGGCCGACGCGCGCGTGGTGTTCGACAACGAGGGTTCGCCGTGGCACACGTTGTGCCTGGTGGAGGCGGCCGATCGGCCCGGGCTGCTCCACACCCTGGCCGTCGCCTTCGTCGCGTCGGGTGCCGACGTCCACTCGGCGCGGGTCACGACGGAGTCCGGCGTGGCCCGGGACCACTTCCAGCTCACGGACGGGCGAGGCGAGAAGCTCACCGCCGACCGCGAGGAAGCCATACGGCGGGCCGTTCTGTCGGGAGTGACGCCTTCCCGGCGGGCGCGCACCAAGCTGGCACGCAATCGAAACAATGGAGTCACCAACGGGAAACAGCCCGCTTCTACGGTCGCCCTGGAGGATCTGGCCAACTCGTAGGAGGAACCTGTGCGACGAAGGTGCATGCGCTTCACAGCGGCGGCGATGGGGGTTGCCGCGCTGGTCGTGCTCAAGGGGGGTGGGCCCTGCGTGGGCCGATTCGACCGGGAGCAACATCCCCGGCCCCGATGAGCTCGACAAGGTCGGAGTCGGGCTCAACCTCCTGTGGGTGGTCGTCGGCGCCGTGCTGGTGATCTTCATGCAGGCCGGGTTCGCCCTCGTGGAGACGGGTTTCTGCCGGGCCAAGCACGCCGCCCACGTCGTGTCCACCAACTTCGCCATCTTCGGCCTCGGCTTCGTGGCCTTCTTCCTCGTGGGATGGGCGTTCATGTTCGGCGGCTTCAGCTATCCCGGCTACTTCGGGATGGACAAGCCCGTGGGCGAGGCGCTGATCGGCTCCGGCCACTGGGTGTTCCTGTGGAAGGGCGGCTTCGCCATGGGCGGCAAGGCGTACGACGTGTCCGTCCTCGCCTTCTTCCTCTACATGGCGGCGTTCATGGACACCACGGCCACCATCCCCACCGGCTCGATGGCCGAGCGCTGGCGGTGGAACAGCTTCGTCAAGTGGGGCCTGTTCTGCGGCGGCATCTTCTACCCGCTCTTCGGCGCCTGGACCTGGGGCGGCGGCTGGCTCAGCCAGCTCGGCAACAGCATGAAGCTGGGCTTCGGCTACGTGGACTTCGCCGGCTCCGGAGTGGTGCACGCCATGGGCGGCGTGGCTGCGCTCATGGGCGCCATCGTCCTCGGGCCACGCATCGGGAAGTACGGTCCGGACGGCAAGGCCCGGGTCCTGCCTGCCCACCACCTTCCGATGGCCATGCTGGG
Proteins encoded in this region:
- a CDS encoding response regulator; this encodes MTANDPIRTVLIADDDPDIREMLALNLELSGYTVSVAENGGRAGELARQLLPDVIVLDVMMPVSDGFSILRNLKQDQATAHIPVVLLTARATDQDAWAGWQAGATYYMTKPFDPDHLLRFLGYLDDPDGCPLPG
- a CDS encoding winged helix-turn-helix domain-containing protein is translated as MDVALGVASRDGHRLDLSAQEVAILGVLAGAGGRVVGRNELQRRVGLSHRTPRCCDALIVGLRRALGPAAIVTVRGRGWRCCWSVGSACAAASVPA
- a CDS encoding cation:proton antiporter, whose amino-acid sequence is MLLERGLRLRRRIRAGVNGVLLDILVVLVAAKLAAEGAERLGLPAVVGEILAGLAIGPSVLGLVGPSEVLRTLGELGVILLLLQVGLEMDLAELGAVGRSSLQVACVGVVLPFVAGWAVALAFGESSNTAIFVGASLTATSVGITARVFGDLRALASVEARTVLGAAVADDVIGLVILTVVVRLVAEGSISLAGVAGVAGLAIVFLAVTTGVGAQVAPRLFGLVHRVSRSPGTLVAVALAFALAVAELASAARLATVVGAFVAGLSLGCTEQAEHIRTELTPVGHLFVPVFFLQIGIDADVASLLRAHVLLLAGALLVVAILGKVAAGTAVVGRRGDRLLIGLGMLPRGEVGLIFAGLGLREGILSADLYGAVLLVVLATTLVTPPLLGWRLRRVQASRRASVASVPAPPGGWLVVADGVVDLRGEADARPGAHEALRLGLQAAHELRAARPGPRLLDWLGSIGDLPTRWDRAARQALFDLLRDGNARSWRFLETTGLLEQALPELAEAVRRRRADPYELDASHPLHFALVDRVQALLSAAEGTTALPHPERLVLAALLVDAEVDVATARRVVKRLDLGAAAEQEVALLVGESGLLRAAAARRDGLSEERILQIASHVEQPARAEALYLLSVALGPLPGPQRQRLDAIHELVRAVLARPELAGRDVRNLAQQRRAAACREAGPGTAAAERLEHAPQAWLLAHDAPDLARMAALVEPLPGKDEARVCVLPAGDGRWRVELACRDQRGLLASLTAALAGAGLDVLEASLAGWPDGGVVDAFEVRSPAPPDPDGLGRHLSAARRRPLAAPPVADARVVFDNEGSPWHTLCLVEAADRPGLLHTLAVAFVASGADVHSARVTTESGVARDHFQLTDGRGEKLTADREEAIRRAVLSGVTPSRRARTKLARNRNNGVTNGKQPASTVALEDLANS
- a CDS encoding ammonium transporter, translated to MGPAWADSTGSNIPGPDELDKVGVGLNLLWVVVGAVLVIFMQAGFALVETGFCRAKHAAHVVSTNFAIFGLGFVAFFLVGWAFMFGGFSYPGYFGMDKPVGEALIGSGHWVFLWKGGFAMGGKAYDVSVLAFFLYMAAFMDTTATIPTGSMAERWRWNSFVKWGLFCGGIFYPLFGAWTWGGGWLSQLGNSMKLGFGYVDFAGSGVVHAMGGVAALMGAIVLGPRIGKYGPDGKARVLPAHHLPMAMLGTFILLFGWFGFNAASTFAATDLRFSVVAANTAIAGAFGATISMFWAMKRLGKPDPGVMANGMLAGLVAITAPCAFVQPWAAAVIGSIAGVLVIESILFFENKAKVDDPVGAISVHGICGSFGVLCVGIFADGAYGGGWNLTESAVTADKGVTGFLYDFELGIRQFASQAIGVATIWIVMGAIVYLFFKMQGKSIRSKREDELMGLDEPEMGMLAYPAFARADVEELIPYTGDMERPKTPRSNGKT